Sequence from the Peromyscus maniculatus bairdii isolate BWxNUB_F1_BW_parent chromosome 11, HU_Pman_BW_mat_3.1, whole genome shotgun sequence genome:
acattttctgaaattctcaaagaataaaaataaagagaaaatatcccTGTATTTCTTATTCTGCTGGTTGAGTTGAAGTGATTCACATACCATTCTTAGGGAGCTGCCTGTTTTATAGACCAGAAGTTTTGATGAATTGTTAGTGTTACCTGGTCATTTCCAGTCATCTGTGCCTACAGATAGCATGATGCTGATTTTTGATGACCCTTTAAACAGTAATATTTTCTACTTCCTTACAGTAGCTAAAATTTTTGACATAGTTCTGGGAAGTTTTGCCTGAGTCCTTGAGGTCTAGTTTTCAAAACTAGACGACATCAAGGAAATCACAGTAGTAACCAACAGTTACTGGGTATTGGTTATATTCTGGACAGCATTTTGAATGCCTTACTAATATAGAGGCCCATTTCATCTCCACATGAATTCCTCAGAAGCAGACTCTTTTACGTCATGATTCTTCACATGAAAAATGGAGTCAGAGTTGATTAGCTTCCTTAAGGCCGCACAGCTGATAAATGTCCAGCCAGGACATCATGCTATGCTAAAGCCTCAAGAATATTTTTGACTGCAGACTTTCTGCTCTTGCCTCTGAGTCTTAGAAATGTTTTCTTAGCCTCCTTCTGGAAGCTCTTAGGTCAACACCACACAGGTTATTGCACTCATACCTAACGCCATCATGGGGTTCTGGCATCCCAGCGCTTATTATGGAGCAACACACAGCTCCATGAGGTACATCTGGGGCCTGGGGAcactgttctctgcttcttttcAGGCAAAAGTGATGATGAAGAGAGTCTCTGCAAGTCAGCCCATGGAGCAGGGAAAGGCGCTTCAGAGGACGGCAAGGACCATAAGAGACCCAAACGTCCCAGAACCATCTTGACAACCCAGCAGAGGAGAGCATTCAAGGCCTCATTTGAAGTATCCTCCAAGCCCTGCAGAAAGGTAtaagagggggagaagggagcaAGGCCCCTTCATCTGTGTGCAGCTGGACTCCCCTAGGATATCAGGGGGGGCAGTCTGAGTAGTGGTGAATGTGGCGCAGAGTCTATAATGGTGGTCATGAGTCCTGCAGGAGGCTCCAAGGAGAGCTAAACTATGGCCTAGGAAGTACTGGATTTTCCCCCAACTTCCTGTGTGCATGCCAACGCCCAAGGACTCTACTACCTCTTACTTCATGAAGAGCCACAAGGAACAATAAGTAGTAATTAAATGATTGTGATAATAAGTGCTAGTTGTGATATCAACAAGATGCCTtaacaaagaatataaaatacagtATCTTTCAAGATATTCATTTTATGGGTGAGTCTTGACTTAGTCTCCTTGGCGTAGTGACTTGGGGATTCCCTGAATAGTAATTCCTTCCTTCCAATGATATCTTCAACTGAATAAATATGCTTTGGCTTTTTACTTTCCTATTGATGAAGATCTGGGTTGTATTTTTCTCTGGGGCTGTTACAAATAGGATTCCTGTGAACATTTACATAAAATTGCTCATTGACTTGATGAAATcgtattttccttttctgtcataTTCAGAGGAGAGCAAGATAAGCCTGGGAGGGCAGTTCTGTTTCCCATCACTGGGTCCCAACAGCTGCTCCAGCTCTCTGCATTTTCCCAGCCACCATGGCGGAGACAGTAGATGTAGAGGGCAAGCACTCGCCATTTTGAGGACATACCCGGGTTTGTGCCCACTACTTCTAGTTATATATGCTGCTCAGAATTTAGTGTCACAGTCACGCTTCCTCTACAGGAAGTTGGGGAATGAGTCTACCAAATGACCCATGCCTTGCTAACATTTAACTCAACTGCTTATGGGAAAGAGTGAAAGGTGGATATTGGGGCTAGCTACGTGTCTCTGCCAAAAATATCTGTGCCCGTTTATCAAGCATTCACTACTTATTAACCACAGCTACTATATTTTTacatcataaaaagaaaatgttttttaagtaaTGTGGCAAATACTATTTAGTATTACTGTTTTAGGCACAATTCCCTGTATTAGTGAAACTTTACTATGAAGAAACAAAGTGAAGACTTAGTGATCCCATAGTGGCAAACATTCGTTTCCTACTCCTGAGCCAGGCATTGGCTGTGGCCTGGCTGGACTTGGGTTTAGGTCTGCTCTGCCTGTCTGTCATTTGTGGGTTCATCCTGAAGGAGCAATATTCTTGGGATCCATTGTTCTCCTGAGGATGGGAGTGAACAAGAGGCTATCATGGAACAGGAAGATACAGACGTCTCCTTTCTAGATCGTTTGTATTACATCCACTTGGACTCCATAGACTCAAACAAGGCAGAGGGCTTAGCTCAGTGTGAGAACAGTGCGGGAACATGCCTAGCCTATCTACAGAGAGGGCGTATTAGGATTTGTTGAGCAGTAATATGCTGTCACGAATTGGAACTTGGAAAAGATTTACCCGTAGACTCTTTCCATCCATCTTTGCAACTCCCTACACTCGGAGGGAGGTACATGTGGGAAGTAAGAGACCCCCAAATAGGCTTACATAAGGACCATTTACAGTGAGGGGGATATGACATACACACTTGTCACACCAGGGAGAAAGCTGGGACATCATAACAGGGAGGCCGCCAGGAGCTATGGGAAGGGGGAAAGCCATTGCATCTGGGCACTTGCCAGGTTTCATAGGTCGAGTGGCCTCTTATCGGGACCCCTGAGGCATGGCTAGGGTTTCAGCAGGTGCAAGGACCTCTGTGTCCACTCCTTATAGTGACTTGGTAGGTGCACATACCTCAGCAACCGACTCTCATCCCACTCCCGAGCTTCGTCCCAAGCGCACGGTCGAGGCGAAGTGTTTCCTCCAGCCTCTATTCTGTCTACTCCTGGACCTATTCACACCTCTTCACCGCATCTTCTCTGGACTGTGTCAGGAAGGGGCAGCATCTCTGAGTCTCTCTCACCATCACAGCAGCCCCTCACCGTGGTGCCTGGATGGCCTAGATAACCAAACACATGTCTGTTATCTGGATCCCAACTGTCCTGATCTCCAACACGAGCCCAGTGTATTTACCAGCATCAGAGcagtccacctggctctgctacATTTCTGATGGCCCTCTTACGTTTTATATTCCCTCTGGGAGGGGCTCACTAAGGAAAATAGTGAACATGAATATTCACAAAACACACGAAGTTACTTGGAAATAAGGAGACAGAGTTAAAATTTTGAGTCAATGAtaagaggatgagaaagaaacATTTGCCTCTGCAAAGAGATTTTCACTTCAGTTCTCCTTAAGTAGTTTAAAGCATGTGAAAGCCTACAGCTGAAGAGCAGTCAGCTCCTCCAGTAGACCACATAGAGCCCTAACTTCAGGGTATAAAAATCCCAAAGTGCCTCCTGGGAATGTGCATCTAAATACACtggtatttcctttctttccttaccTTGTGAATGATGCCTTCTCTACCAGAAAGGAAGTATAAGCTTGTGTTTGGTTATATTTGAACATCAATCATGAACTAGTCTCTACTTGAGAATGTGACGTATGTCTCACCCTGTACTACCCGGGAAATGTTCTGCCTCCTACTCTGGGAGGTCAGTGCGCGTTTTACACAGGTGTTCAATTTCTTCCAGGTGAGGGAGACTCTGGCTGCGGAGACAGGGCTGAGCGTCCGTGTGGTTCAGGTGTGGTTCCAGAACCAGAGAGCCAAGGTAATCTGCTTCTCACCTTCACCTGTCCTTGTCTTGCTGGTTCCTTCTAACAGCACCAGCAGGTGGGCCCTGGACCTGCAGTCTGCCTCTCTAAGCTAACTTCCTGGGCAGAGTCACTCTCTTGACTAAAAAACTTCTGCCAATTATGGCCATTATTTCAGCCATAGCAGCCttgcagaaaggagaaaggaagcattTGTGTTAGTGAAATGGCTTTTGTCACAGCAGGTGGCATGAATTCCTGTCTTGCTAACTCCAACCAAAGGACCTTACTGTCTTAGGTAACGATCGAGTCCTGGGTTACTTATTTTCTTCCTGACTCTAAAAATACACATGTCCTGGCCTGTTTCTCATaatcttgacttctttctttctttctttctttctttctttctttctttctttctttctttctttctttctttctttctttctttctttctttctttctttcccttccttccttcccttcttccttccttgtgtgtgcatgtgcatatgcatgtatgtacactcatgtgggtgtgtacatatgcatggaggccagaggttctTGGGACCTTGGTTTTATGCTTCcgaacagagtctctcactgggacctggactTCCTCAATTAGTCTAGTCTCGAGGGCCAGATACCTGCAGTCACTCTTTTTGTCTCCATTGCTCAGCACCGGGGTTATAAAGTGCACACCAATACCCCTGACTTTCTGGTCAAGTTCTTGAAAATGGACCTCAGGTCATTGTGCTCACACAGCAGCACTTTGTAGACTGAGCTCTCTTCCTAGTCTTTAGAGGGTGAGAATTTACTCGCCTTATTTAGTCACAATTCTGCAACAGTATTCCTCAGAACAGGGCTGTTGGTGTGCTGCGATTCCACTAAGAGAAGACTTCATGGTGCAGTAAGTGTGAGTGAGGGCTGATGGGCTGTGGATTCACAAAGCAGGAGCACACTGAAAGCTCTGGAGAATTTTACAGCAATAGAATTCATTTTATAATctagtattacacacacacacacacacacacacacacacacacacacacacacactgcaaatatTAAGATCTCACCGAATGCTAATGTTTCCCAGAGCACAAGTTGAGAAACCGTGGATGAAAAACAATTGGGTGAAACTGTTGCTTTGGTGGAGAAGCTTCTACCCTAGAGAACGGCTCTCCCATGGTGCCTCAAACACAGAGCCAGCAGATGGGAAGGAGGCAAATGAGTGTCTGGGTTTATCCCAAGTCCCACCCATTGGGCAGCCCAGGCTCCACAACTATTTGAGACTGTgaaacacacatccacatattTACTGCCTCACATGAAGTAGTTCCAGAGAAAACAGCATGTGGTCCTTCCTGGGAGGAAGTCCCTATTTCTGGGAAGACAAGTTGCACTTGGCTTGTCTGCCAGCTGTGTTCCTGCTGCTTCTAAGTAGGCAAGCCCTCCCTTGACACTATGCATCTGCGTCACGGTGCTGTGCCTGACGTGTGCCTCCTGGACAGAGTAAAAGCTGGGGTGTCACTCCTCCTTTAGGAACAGTCCTCTCACAAAAGGGTAAAGGTCACACCCTTCCTGTTCTCCCTTACCATGTGGAACCCCTACCCCAGGCCTCTGACTTCTAATCCTGTGGTCCTCTCTTCATCAGATGAAGAAGCTGGCCCGgcggcagcagcaacagcagcaggatCAGCAGAACACCCAGAGGCTGAGTTCTGGTAAGCTGGTGGCTCTTCCCAGCCAGTCCTCACTGTAGTCCAGGTCTCTCCTATATGGGGCTTTCAACTGAAGCTCTCTGAGTGACATATCCCCAATCAGTGACATGCATCTACACACCGGTTTGAGAGATGATGGATTTAGGTGAAAACTGGGCTGTAGGTAACTTGTAAGAATGTTGAGGACGCCTGTGCTGCACATCCAGAGCAGGTGATTGACAGTGTGGCAATGCCCCTTACCTGGTCTGGACTCTACAAAGTATCAGGACCATGTGCAAAGTCAAAGGTATGTCCAGTTTCTCTTCTCATCCAGTCCTCCTCATTCGAAGCAAATCCATCACTAAAAGATACTGCTGACTTAGCCCTTCTGGTAGCTTTCCACCACCATGAGAAATTCTTGAGATAATCAACTTAAAAGGAATGAatgtttatttgggctcatgattCCCAGGGGTCTCGGTGGTGGTATAGATGTTCTTTTTAGGGTCCAGCACTAAAATGGTCACTTGTTCTCAACATCTTGAGCAGCCATGGGTCTCTTTCCTTCACTGCCGTTCACTACAGAGACAAGCTTTTCTGGTTATGGCTGAGGGGATCATTTGCCTGTGAGTACAAAGACTTAGCATGCAGCTTGATGCCATATCAACTTAGCTAAAGAACAGTAGTAAGTTTCCCAGTAGGGCCTGTGACCTCCTCAGACTGTTTATGTTGTAATAGGTTCACAATATCAGgtatgtgttttcttcattggCATGCCCCGAATCCAGTCTGAGAGACTATTGGCTGCCCCACAATAGTCACGCCTCTGttgcaccagtgggcacatcttgcttgGCAGGTTGGCATCATAGTTTGTAGGGTTTACAAGTGGGTAAGACCAGTGGTGAATGTTCCTCCCCAGCAGACTGCATAGCACCTCCTAGCACTATGAAAGCCatacagcagggaggaagcttccaacttatttccagcttcatttctttatttcttgggtatatgatGTCTTCTGCAATAGGATCTGTCATCTACTTCTGAGGACAACCAAGAGGAATAGCAAGAGCCTCTACCGTTTGGGGAGCCTCCCTCACCCACGGCTCCTAAGAACATTTCCCACACCTGCCAGTGGGATTCTTGTTTGTTAAACAATGGTTTCTAGGAACAACAACCGTAAAGGATATCTCAGTAGATTTCCACATGGTTTTATCACAAAGACTTCACTTTGATTAACCCTTTGTGCCCTCTCATCCTCCGTATCCCTGACCCCCATCCAGCTTAACCTTTTCCATCTCAGTATCTGCTCTTTCTGCTTTCCTATCACCTGTCTTCTAACTTGCCCTCCTCCCTTAAGtattcttccctcccctcttggTAGTATTCTAGTTTCTTGACTTCTCCAGGTGCTCTGAGTTAAACACACAGATCTAAATATTCAAAGTCTAcatcacatatgagagaaaacatttgatatttgtctttctgggcctgggttgccTCAATCAGTGTAATCTTTtctgtttccatccatttgcGGGCAGATTTCATCATTCCTTTCCCCAGTGTTTGTACAAGATAAATATACTACACAGAAAAGCTGATGCAACAGTGGCTGGGGATGGGTGAGCATCAACTTGAGTAGGAGTCTTGAATTCTGTTCTCAGCCCTACCCCACTACAAAGTTATTGGATCTGGGACCACCCCATTTTTCCACGGGCTGTGCCATAGCATTTATCCATCCACAGAGAAGGGTAATCGTGCCTGCTATCTTTGTCACAGAGGGTCTCCAAAGCCTGCAGAGGGTCACAGATATGAAGGTGGCTTGGCAAGAGGCAAGCCAATTGATTCCATGTAGACCGACACACTTGGGAGAACACTGCACCAGTGCATCATGAAAACACACAGACAGCACTTAGGACTCTGCTAAAAAGATGTCCCAAGGCAGCTGCTAGGGCAGATTTAAGGAAAGCAGTACTGGTGGGAAATATTGCTGGGAGTTCATAGAGCCTCCAAGATCGTCTTCCATGATTCTTACAAACTGCTGTCTATGACCTTGGGTAGTCACCTCTAGCATGGAGCAGGAGTGAATGACAGTGTGACTTCCAAAACTGGGTCATAAAGGATGCATCCCCACCCTCTCAGAACATATTATATAAGTgactgaaattgtcaaagaataaataaataagtgaataaaaaaataagacaggTTCTTCTTAGCCTCCACCCTctcagaatacattgtatttgtgaatgaaactgtcaaacaacagataaataaataaataaataaataaataaaaagaataacatGTTATTTTCTGATGGGTTCTCTTGGGTCACTGCTCTGGGGGCAGCAGGCTGCTGTGGCATGAGAACCATACACACTGGACATCTGGTAGGGCAGGATTTTGTGGGTTGCTGGGATGCGAGTCGAACGCGATCtgtcttcttttttgttctaCAGCTCAGACAAATGGTGGTGGGAGCGCTGGAATGGAAGGGATCATGAACCCCTACACAGCTCTACCCACCCCACAGCAGCTCCTGGCCATCGAACAGAGTGTCTACAATGCTGACCCATTCCGACAGGGTCTCACTCCCCCCCAGATGCCTGGAGATCACATGCACCCCTACGGTAAGAGGGACTCGGTCCCCATGAGTCCCCCCTCTCCGTTTGCTTGGGTGGGCTTCTCATTTTCCCTAAACACATCCACACAGTTCCCAGATACTTGCTGAACCACCAAATATGAATAAGTGCCCCACAAAATATTGCTGGCACCATCTGATCACTATAGAAGATTCCCACGCATGTTCTTTGGCTGTATTTCCATGTGTCATCATTTTTGAGGCTCCTTTGTTGAACCTCTCCTTGTCCAACTTGTCACTCAAGCCAGTGCTGAAGGGATATGGCCTGGGGGACTCTAGTGGGATGGAGTGAATGAGTGGAGGGATCCAAGATATCTGACATTaacttctggcttctacatgcacacactcaaacatGCGCCCAACACACATTAGCAtatacatcacatacatacacacacaacacagtttTGCTGTTAAATCTCCTTTACTTTGCTATGTCACAGATTCAGCAAACACTTACTTAGGTGTGGCCTTTGGAGACCCTTACTGGCCAACCTCAGGAACATGTACATTCTaggtctgtatgtgtgtgtcccaggGGCGTCtatcttttttcctctttagaaGACATATGTTGCATCTGAACCGTCCTTGCTCTGTCACATGGGAGAGCAGGGCagatgaggtttttgtttgtttgctcactTTGCAAATCCTTATGCCTTATAACTTTTAGTAAAATGAATAATCAAAGCTCAATGGTAGTTTAGCAACCGTCCTTGCTCTGTCACATGGGAGAGCAGGGCAgatgaggttttgtttgtttgctcactTTGCAAATCCTTATGCCTTATAACTTTTAGTAAAATGAATAATCAAAGCTCAATGGTAGTTCTGCTCCTCCCATTGACTCGAAGTGCAGATGCGCCCTGCCAGGCCTCCCAGGTTGTGGATTTCAGATTGCAGCGTTACCTCTGCTGTGACACAGTGAGACATCCTGGCCCCTCTCCCAAGGGTACAAATCACTTGAGACCAGGAGCCTAATCTTCCTCGGCTGTGAGGCACAAAGCTTCAGAGACACTGGGGCCTTGGTACACTTCTGCTGCTGCAAAGGACCAATGTTACCAGAAAGTTCAGAGCTTCACTTGAAGAATCCGTGTTTGTTTCTTACTATCCATCCTTGAAGAGCCCGTTGTGAGGCTGAGAACATGCAGGATCCCTGTCTGTGTCCCTCCAGTCTTTGGTGATGAGTCCTGCATATCCCATGTTCACTGTGTAGACACCCTCAATGTGCATCGCTTAGCTCAAGTGGCTTTATACTTATCCAGCTTTGGACATAAGCTATCTATGAATCTCCAGATCCTATCATTATGCCCCTAATACTTTTGTGTGTCATTGTCCCCACCCCATACCTCAACACTTAGTAGGTTCTCATCCCCAGAATGTGTTCTGGCAACACTTGTTGAATTAAACTGAATTTCCTAACACATAAGGGTGTTACTTCTTCCAGACCCTCATGCCCAtgttccatcttcatttcaggtGCTGAACCTCTTTTCCATGACCTGGATAGTGATGACACTTCTCTCAGTAACCTGGGTGACTGCTTCCTAGCAACATCAGAAGCAGGACCTCTGCAGTCCAGAGTGGGAAACCCCATTGACCATCTGTACTCCATGCAGAATTCCTATTTCACCTCTTGAGTCTTCTAAAATGTTGTGGCTGGGCTCCCATATGGAACAACCATACTGTGTGAGGGGTTGCTGACTTTAGGATGGGGAGGCCAGAGaagaggtgggctggggagggaagTTTGTTGGGGATGCTGTTGTATAATGATATGGTGTAGCTCAGCATTTCCAAAGACTGGATACATTATGGATCGCATAGTTTAATGTTTCTAATAAGAATCTTAGTGTTAGATATGAAGATGTGTTTATCATTAAGGACAGGGACTTTTAATATAGACATTCTCAAGCAAGCTAGATACCTAGGGACTCCTAACAGCTTCCCACCATTGTGGAGAAGTGCTTGTCAAGAGGTGCCGTATGTCTATTCATCCATACaccaatagacagacagatagatgtgtgtgtgtatgagtgtgtaacCTTTCATACTTTATCATCAAAGTTTATCCCTAATTATAACAGACACCAACTGTACAGCAAAAAGTAACTTTATTTTCAGTGTGAACTGTATTTAAGGAAATACTTGATGCACTTAAGTtataaaatgagataatttacttttataaactttatttttagtttggaGAGACTCATCGGCAGGGCAGAGAGGCCTGCTCCACCTGGCCCCATAGCTTTGAGTGCTTGAGTTTGTTCTGTTTTCAGAGCATCATTGAGGTCTAGAGAACAACTCCATATGGCTGGCAGCATTCTGTCGTGGGCTCTTGCTCACTCTGGTGTTGAGTCACTGGGCCTGGGTGGAACAGAGCAATCTCTGAACGTGATTTTAGGCTTCTTAGCACGTGGTTGTTGGGCAGCATCAGTGAGGTTGTTTCTACCCCTAACGACTCATCCTCAATGAGTGTGGATGAGGTTGATTGCCATACCTACCTCCCTCTCTATGAGTGTGAATGAGGTTGATTGCCACACCTACCTCCCCGGGGGCACTGAGGCTCCACCCAGGACATGAGACTTAAATATGATATGGCTTAAAATATAGCCAGATCATGCACCTGATGATAGAGGACACCTGGGACCACAGAGCAGGAAGTCCTTGTACCCCAAATCCTAACCCTCTGCATAGCCCACATGGCAGAGTCACAGCTCAAAAGGGTGGAGACAGAGCTCCATCGGAGAAGGTGGAAGAAATTTGGTAGATGGAATTCTAGAGCAAGTGTTGACTTGcacatctgttttttgtttgttttgttttgtttgttcttactttttaaaagatcatttaaaaaaataactgtatGCACCCGGAAAGTCTGAATTCCCTGTGAtctctgtttgtttctttcttgagggctcctagtctacagagagtgTTTATAAACAGCCCCACGGAGCTCACAGAAGCGGAGAGGACCAGGCACGTCCCCAGGGCTCTTCCTTTCAACTCACTTTGCTGCCCTTGAGCACAGGAAGACCCAGTAGCCATTGTACACAGGGACAGTGCCAGACCCGGATCTCCAGTTATGGTGCTAGGATGGGATCTTCTGTGTTAGGATCCTCCTGGGGAAACACGGAGTCATGGGGAAGACAGAAGGGCTCCACTGGGAGGGGCTGTGACAGGCATGGCCTCATGCCTGGGGACATCATCAGAGCCTTGAACACACCCATGTATCCACTCTCCGCAAGGCCAGAGGAAGCATGTCCCTTAGTGGTAGAATCTGTGTTGTGTGATGTCTGTGCTCTTCTTTATAATTGATACAAACCACCAGGAGCCCCGAACCAGTCTGCTGAGCGAGAATGAGGCCGGTGCAGGCGGCACCAAAGGTGTCTGTGTTGCTGATTGGTTGGAGAATGTAGCAGATGTTATGTGAATGAAAACAGAGATCCTTAATTCTACTCTTTAATGACATACCGAGATGAAATTAAAAACCTCTTACAAATGAGCTGTTGTTTATTCTGGCGA
This genomic interval carries:
- the Lmx1a gene encoding LIM homeobox transcription factor 1-alpha, with the protein product MLDGLKMEENFQSAIETSASFSSLLGRAVSPKSVCEGCQRVISDRFLLRLNDSFWHEQCVQCASCKEPLETTCFYRDKKLYCKYHYEKLFAVKCGGCFEAIAPNEFVMRAQKSVYHLSCFCCCVCERQLQKGDEFVLKEGQLLCKGDYEKERELLSLVSPAASDSGKSDDEESLCKSAHGAGKGASEDGKDHKRPKRPRTILTTQQRRAFKASFEVSSKPCRKVRETLAAETGLSVRVVQVWFQNQRAKMKKLARRQQQQQQDQQNTQRLSSAQTNGGGSAGMEGIMNPYTALPTPQQLLAIEQSVYNADPFRQGLTPPQMPGDHMHPYGAEPLFHDLDSDDTSLSNLGDCFLATSEAGPLQSRVGNPIDHLYSMQNSYFTS